One segment of Arvicanthis niloticus isolate mArvNil1 chromosome 5, mArvNil1.pat.X, whole genome shotgun sequence DNA contains the following:
- the Aunip gene encoding aurora kinase A- and ninein-interacting protein isoform X5, translated as MRRRGPEEEACGVWLDAAALKRRKVQTHLIKLGTKMLTLLPGERKPNIPFTQRRGTRQTSIASFVTLQPENQINKECKRTQLDRLDQGSEDDCLVSPLATSAPTDIQEAGHSAPSPQTSGCHSLETASLTMMSLPQPDVLMGTGESKAPLAPSFTQFLERSCLLDQREAKKKREGLHGSKTDCAVMRSHIRPPGGKCHQPLDKTETGKGGPAKENRQAPVHLQTYRFGSCSRKKPLLVTKSPCPLSVFSWDSERSDRDSWSQLFTKDSQGQQVIAHNIKMPFQDVTNAKNQGSGQFPDSPQAQGQDGPSQLHLQSQLLFTQDSEGNRVIRH; from the exons ATGAGACGTAGAGGGCCGGAGGAGGAGGCGTGCGGTGTGTGGTTGGACGCGGCGGCGCTGAAGAGGCGGAAGGTGCAG ACACATTTAATCAAACTGGGCACCAAAATGCTGACATTGCTTCCTGGAGAGAGGAAACCTAACATTCCCTTTACTCAAAGAAGAGGCACTCGGCAGACCAGTATTGCATCCTTTGTTACCTTACAACCAG AAAATCAGATCAACAAAGAATGCAAGAGAACCCAACTAGACCGTTTGGACCAAGGATCAGAGGATGATTGCTTGGTATCACCTTTGGCCACTTCAGCTCCTACAGACATCCAGGAAGCTGGACATTCTGCTCCGTCTCCCCAGACTTCAGGCTGCCACAGTTTGGAAACAGCATCTCTGACTATGATGTCTTTGCCCCAGCCCGATGTCCTGATGGGCACTGGAGAGAGTAAAGCCCCCCTGGCTCCTTCCTTTACCCAGTTCTTGGAACGTTCTTGTTTGCTGGACCAAAGAGAGgccaagaagaaaagagaagggcttcATGGATCTAAGACAGACTGTGCAGTCATGAGAAGCCACATCAGACCACCTGGAGGTAAATGCCATCAGCCCTTGGACAAAacggaaacagggaaagggggaCCTGCTAAAGAAAACAGGCAGGCTCCTGTGCATCTTCAAACCTACAGGTTTGGATCCTGCAGTAGGAAAAAACCACTATTGGTGACAAAAAGCCCTTGTcctctttctgtgttttcctggGACAGTGAAAGGAGTGACAGGGACTCCTGGAGTCAGCTTTTCACCAAGGATTCCCAAGGCCAGCAAGTCATTGCCCACAACATTAAAATGCCTTTCCAGGATGTAACCAATGCTAAGAATCAAGGCTCAGGGCAGTTTCCTGACAGCCCTCAGGCTCAGGGCCAAGATGGGCCTTCTCAGTTACATCTGCAGTCACAACTGCTCTTTACCCAGGACTCTGAAGGTAACCGGGTTATCAGGCACTAG
- the Aunip gene encoding aurora kinase A- and ninein-interacting protein isoform X2, protein MRRRGPEEEACGVWLDAAALKRRKVQTHLIKLGTKMLTLLPGERKPNIPFTQRRGTRQTSIASFVTLQPVSLGIANGGNQKNIFSLKENQINKECKRTQLDRLDQGSEDDCLVSPLATSAPTDIQEAGHSAPSPQTSGCHSLETASLTMMSLPQPDVLMGTGESKAPLAPSFTQFLERSCLLDQREAKKKREGLHGSKTDCAVMRSHIRPPGGKCHQPLDKTETGKGGPAKENRQAPVHLQTYRFGSCSRKKPLLVTKSPCPLSVFSWDSERSDRDSWSQLFTKDSQGQQVIAHNIKMPFQDVTNAKNQGSGQFPDSPQAQGQDGPSQLHLQSQLLFTQDSEGNRVIRH, encoded by the exons ATGAGACGTAGAGGGCCGGAGGAGGAGGCGTGCGGTGTGTGGTTGGACGCGGCGGCGCTGAAGAGGCGGAAGGTGCAG ACACATTTAATCAAACTGGGCACCAAAATGCTGACATTGCTTCCTGGAGAGAGGAAACCTAACATTCCCTTTACTCAAAGAAGAGGCACTCGGCAGACCAGTATTGCATCCTTTGTTACCTTACAACCAG TTTCATTAGGAATAGCAAATGGTGGTAACCAGAAGAACATTTTCTCTCTCAAAGAAAATCAGATCAACAAAGAATGCAAGAGAACCCAACTAGACCGTTTGGACCAAGGATCAGAGGATGATTGCTTGGTATCACCTTTGGCCACTTCAGCTCCTACAGACATCCAGGAAGCTGGACATTCTGCTCCGTCTCCCCAGACTTCAGGCTGCCACAGTTTGGAAACAGCATCTCTGACTATGATGTCTTTGCCCCAGCCCGATGTCCTGATGGGCACTGGAGAGAGTAAAGCCCCCCTGGCTCCTTCCTTTACCCAGTTCTTGGAACGTTCTTGTTTGCTGGACCAAAGAGAGgccaagaagaaaagagaagggcttcATGGATCTAAGACAGACTGTGCAGTCATGAGAAGCCACATCAGACCACCTGGAGGTAAATGCCATCAGCCCTTGGACAAAacggaaacagggaaagggggaCCTGCTAAAGAAAACAGGCAGGCTCCTGTGCATCTTCAAACCTACAGGTTTGGATCCTGCAGTAGGAAAAAACCACTATTGGTGACAAAAAGCCCTTGTcctctttctgtgttttcctggGACAGTGAAAGGAGTGACAGGGACTCCTGGAGTCAGCTTTTCACCAAGGATTCCCAAGGCCAGCAAGTCATTGCCCACAACATTAAAATGCCTTTCCAGGATGTAACCAATGCTAAGAATCAAGGCTCAGGGCAGTTTCCTGACAGCCCTCAGGCTCAGGGCCAAGATGGGCCTTCTCAGTTACATCTGCAGTCACAACTGCTCTTTACCCAGGACTCTGAAGGTAACCGGGTTATCAGGCACTAG
- the Aunip gene encoding aurora kinase A- and ninein-interacting protein isoform X1, giving the protein MTSSTSQLPREWARSWVYRVELVCFQESLLLVVTGFIIFLPQTHLIKLGTKMLTLLPGERKPNIPFTQRRGTRQTSIASFVTLQPVSLGIANGGNQKNIFSLKENQINKECKRTQLDRLDQGSEDDCLVSPLATSAPTDIQEAGHSAPSPQTSGCHSLETASLTMMSLPQPDVLMGTGESKAPLAPSFTQFLERSCLLDQREAKKKREGLHGSKTDCAVMRSHIRPPGGKCHQPLDKTETGKGGPAKENRQAPVHLQTYRFGSCSRKKPLLVTKSPCPLSVFSWDSERSDRDSWSQLFTKDSQGQQVIAHNIKMPFQDVTNAKNQGSGQFPDSPQAQGQDGPSQLHLQSQLLFTQDSEGNRVIRH; this is encoded by the exons ATGACGTCCAGTACAAGCCAGCTTCCTAGAGAATGGGCTAGGAGTTGGGTCTACAGGGTGGAGCTAGTATGCTTCCAAGAATCACTGCTGTTAGTAGTAACgggtttcattatttttctcccTCAGACACATTTAATCAAACTGGGCACCAAAATGCTGACATTGCTTCCTGGAGAGAGGAAACCTAACATTCCCTTTACTCAAAGAAGAGGCACTCGGCAGACCAGTATTGCATCCTTTGTTACCTTACAACCAG TTTCATTAGGAATAGCAAATGGTGGTAACCAGAAGAACATTTTCTCTCTCAAAGAAAATCAGATCAACAAAGAATGCAAGAGAACCCAACTAGACCGTTTGGACCAAGGATCAGAGGATGATTGCTTGGTATCACCTTTGGCCACTTCAGCTCCTACAGACATCCAGGAAGCTGGACATTCTGCTCCGTCTCCCCAGACTTCAGGCTGCCACAGTTTGGAAACAGCATCTCTGACTATGATGTCTTTGCCCCAGCCCGATGTCCTGATGGGCACTGGAGAGAGTAAAGCCCCCCTGGCTCCTTCCTTTACCCAGTTCTTGGAACGTTCTTGTTTGCTGGACCAAAGAGAGgccaagaagaaaagagaagggcttcATGGATCTAAGACAGACTGTGCAGTCATGAGAAGCCACATCAGACCACCTGGAGGTAAATGCCATCAGCCCTTGGACAAAacggaaacagggaaagggggaCCTGCTAAAGAAAACAGGCAGGCTCCTGTGCATCTTCAAACCTACAGGTTTGGATCCTGCAGTAGGAAAAAACCACTATTGGTGACAAAAAGCCCTTGTcctctttctgtgttttcctggGACAGTGAAAGGAGTGACAGGGACTCCTGGAGTCAGCTTTTCACCAAGGATTCCCAAGGCCAGCAAGTCATTGCCCACAACATTAAAATGCCTTTCCAGGATGTAACCAATGCTAAGAATCAAGGCTCAGGGCAGTTTCCTGACAGCCCTCAGGCTCAGGGCCAAGATGGGCCTTCTCAGTTACATCTGCAGTCACAACTGCTCTTTACCCAGGACTCTGAAGGTAACCGGGTTATCAGGCACTAG
- the Aunip gene encoding aurora kinase A- and ninein-interacting protein isoform X4 produces MRRRGPEEEACGVWLDAAALKRRKTHLIKLGTKMLTLLPGERKPNIPFTQRRGTRQTSIASFVTLQPVSLGIANGGNQKNIFSLKENQINKECKRTQLDRLDQGSEDDCLVSPLATSAPTDIQEAGHSAPSPQTSGCHSLETASLTMMSLPQPDVLMGTGESKAPLAPSFTQFLERSCLLDQREAKKKREGLHGSKTDCAVMRSHIRPPGGKCHQPLDKTETGKGGPAKENRQAPVHLQTYRFGSCSRKKPLLVTKSPCPLSVFSWDSERSDRDSWSQLFTKDSQGQQVIAHNIKMPFQDVTNAKNQGSGQFPDSPQAQGQDGPSQLHLQSQLLFTQDSEGNRVIRH; encoded by the exons ATGAGACGTAGAGGGCCGGAGGAGGAGGCGTGCGGTGTGTGGTTGGACGCGGCGGCGCTGAAGAGGCGGAAG ACACATTTAATCAAACTGGGCACCAAAATGCTGACATTGCTTCCTGGAGAGAGGAAACCTAACATTCCCTTTACTCAAAGAAGAGGCACTCGGCAGACCAGTATTGCATCCTTTGTTACCTTACAACCAG TTTCATTAGGAATAGCAAATGGTGGTAACCAGAAGAACATTTTCTCTCTCAAAGAAAATCAGATCAACAAAGAATGCAAGAGAACCCAACTAGACCGTTTGGACCAAGGATCAGAGGATGATTGCTTGGTATCACCTTTGGCCACTTCAGCTCCTACAGACATCCAGGAAGCTGGACATTCTGCTCCGTCTCCCCAGACTTCAGGCTGCCACAGTTTGGAAACAGCATCTCTGACTATGATGTCTTTGCCCCAGCCCGATGTCCTGATGGGCACTGGAGAGAGTAAAGCCCCCCTGGCTCCTTCCTTTACCCAGTTCTTGGAACGTTCTTGTTTGCTGGACCAAAGAGAGgccaagaagaaaagagaagggcttcATGGATCTAAGACAGACTGTGCAGTCATGAGAAGCCACATCAGACCACCTGGAGGTAAATGCCATCAGCCCTTGGACAAAacggaaacagggaaagggggaCCTGCTAAAGAAAACAGGCAGGCTCCTGTGCATCTTCAAACCTACAGGTTTGGATCCTGCAGTAGGAAAAAACCACTATTGGTGACAAAAAGCCCTTGTcctctttctgtgttttcctggGACAGTGAAAGGAGTGACAGGGACTCCTGGAGTCAGCTTTTCACCAAGGATTCCCAAGGCCAGCAAGTCATTGCCCACAACATTAAAATGCCTTTCCAGGATGTAACCAATGCTAAGAATCAAGGCTCAGGGCAGTTTCCTGACAGCCCTCAGGCTCAGGGCCAAGATGGGCCTTCTCAGTTACATCTGCAGTCACAACTGCTCTTTACCCAGGACTCTGAAGGTAACCGGGTTATCAGGCACTAG
- the Aunip gene encoding aurora kinase A- and ninein-interacting protein isoform X3: MTSSTSQLPREWARSWVYRVELVCFQESLLLVVTGFIIFLPQTHLIKLGTKMLTLLPGERKPNIPFTQRRGTRQTSIASFVTLQPENQINKECKRTQLDRLDQGSEDDCLVSPLATSAPTDIQEAGHSAPSPQTSGCHSLETASLTMMSLPQPDVLMGTGESKAPLAPSFTQFLERSCLLDQREAKKKREGLHGSKTDCAVMRSHIRPPGGKCHQPLDKTETGKGGPAKENRQAPVHLQTYRFGSCSRKKPLLVTKSPCPLSVFSWDSERSDRDSWSQLFTKDSQGQQVIAHNIKMPFQDVTNAKNQGSGQFPDSPQAQGQDGPSQLHLQSQLLFTQDSEGNRVIRH; encoded by the exons ATGACGTCCAGTACAAGCCAGCTTCCTAGAGAATGGGCTAGGAGTTGGGTCTACAGGGTGGAGCTAGTATGCTTCCAAGAATCACTGCTGTTAGTAGTAACgggtttcattatttttctcccTCAGACACATTTAATCAAACTGGGCACCAAAATGCTGACATTGCTTCCTGGAGAGAGGAAACCTAACATTCCCTTTACTCAAAGAAGAGGCACTCGGCAGACCAGTATTGCATCCTTTGTTACCTTACAACCAG AAAATCAGATCAACAAAGAATGCAAGAGAACCCAACTAGACCGTTTGGACCAAGGATCAGAGGATGATTGCTTGGTATCACCTTTGGCCACTTCAGCTCCTACAGACATCCAGGAAGCTGGACATTCTGCTCCGTCTCCCCAGACTTCAGGCTGCCACAGTTTGGAAACAGCATCTCTGACTATGATGTCTTTGCCCCAGCCCGATGTCCTGATGGGCACTGGAGAGAGTAAAGCCCCCCTGGCTCCTTCCTTTACCCAGTTCTTGGAACGTTCTTGTTTGCTGGACCAAAGAGAGgccaagaagaaaagagaagggcttcATGGATCTAAGACAGACTGTGCAGTCATGAGAAGCCACATCAGACCACCTGGAGGTAAATGCCATCAGCCCTTGGACAAAacggaaacagggaaagggggaCCTGCTAAAGAAAACAGGCAGGCTCCTGTGCATCTTCAAACCTACAGGTTTGGATCCTGCAGTAGGAAAAAACCACTATTGGTGACAAAAAGCCCTTGTcctctttctgtgttttcctggGACAGTGAAAGGAGTGACAGGGACTCCTGGAGTCAGCTTTTCACCAAGGATTCCCAAGGCCAGCAAGTCATTGCCCACAACATTAAAATGCCTTTCCAGGATGTAACCAATGCTAAGAATCAAGGCTCAGGGCAGTTTCCTGACAGCCCTCAGGCTCAGGGCCAAGATGGGCCTTCTCAGTTACATCTGCAGTCACAACTGCTCTTTACCCAGGACTCTGAAGGTAACCGGGTTATCAGGCACTAG
- the Paqr7 gene encoding membrane progestin receptor alpha — protein MAMAVAQKFSHLLSSLWHVGQKPLQPEPVFTVDRAEVPPLFWKPYIYAGYRPLHQNWCFYFRTLFQQHNEAVNVWTHLLAALALLLRLIVLVGSVDFWEDPHALPLFIIVLASFTYLSFSALAHLLQAKSEFWHYSFFFLDYVGVAVYQFGSALAHFYYAIEPSWHDKVQAIFLPMAAFLAWLSCAGSCYNKYSQKPGLLGRTFQEAPSALAYALDISPVVHRIIVSPLPAEEDPALLYHKCQVVFFLLAAAFFSTVMPESWFPGSCHIFGQGHQVFHVFLVLCTLAQLEAVTLDYQTRRAIYEPLHSRWPHNFSGLFLLTVASSILTALLLSQLVRRKLHQKTK, from the coding sequence ATGGCGATGGCAGTAGCCCAGAAGTTCAGCCACCTGCTGTCCAGCCTGTGGCATGTGGGCCAGAAGCCTCTGCAACCAGAACCAGTGTTTACAGTGGACCGGGCCGAGGTGCCGCCGCTCTTCTGGAAGCCGTACATCTATGCTGGCTACCGGCCGCTGCATCAGAACTGGTGTTTCTACTTCCGTACACTGTTCCAGCAGCACAACGAGGCCGTGAATGTGTGGACCCACCTCCTGGCGGCCCTGGCCCTGCTGCTGCGGCTGATCGTCTTGGTGGGGAGTGTGGACTTCTGGGAAGACCCTCACGCGCTGCCCCTCTTCATCATCGTCCTGGCCTCCTTCACCTACCTCTCCTTCAGTGCCCTAGCTCACCTCCTGCAGGCCAAATCGGAGTTCTGGCATTACAGTTTCTTCTTCTTGGACTATGTGGGTGTGGCCGTGTACCAGTTTGGCAGTGCCCTGGCACACTTCTACTATGCCATAGAGCCGTCCTGGCATGACAAGGTGCAGGCTATTTTCCTGCCCATGGCTGCCTTCCTGGCCTGGCTTTCCTGCGCTGGCTCCTGCTACAACAAGTACAGCCAGAAGCCAGGCCTGCTGGGGCGCACGTTCCAGGAGGCGCCCTCGGCGCTGGCCTATGCTCTGGACATCAGCCCCGTGGTGCACCGCATCATAGTGTCTCCCCTCCCTGCGGAGGAGGACCCTGCTCTTCTCTATCACAAGTGCcaggtggttttctttcttctcgcTGCTGCGTTTTTCTCCACGGTTATGCCTGAGAGTTGGTTCCCCGGCAGCTGCCATATCTTTGGGCAGGGACACCAAGTTTTCCATGTCTTTTTGGTGCTGTGCACTCTGGCCCAGCTAGAGGCTGTGACGCTGGACTACCAGACCCGGAGGGCCATCTACGAGCCTCTGCATTCCCGCTGGCCCCATAACTTCTCTGGCCTCTTCCTGCTCACCGTGGCCAGTAGCATCCTCACTGCGCTGCTCCTCAGCCAGCTGGTGCGGCGCAAACTCCATCAGAAGACCAAGTGA